A portion of the Clostridium gelidum genome contains these proteins:
- a CDS encoding uracil-DNA glycosylase yields the protein MSEILKNDWKIYLESEFQKYYYIKLRKFLVNEYNSNVVYPKMYDLFNALHFTPYENVKVVILGQDPYHGPNQAHGLSFSVNPGVKTPPSLVNIYKELNTDLGCHIPNNGYLKKWADQGILLLNTVLTVRAGEANSHRNKGWEEFTTKVIEVLNDKNTPIVFILWGNNAISKTSLITNPKHHIIKSVHPSPLSASRGFFGSKPFSQTNNFLISTNQTPIDWQIENI from the coding sequence ATGTCTGAAATATTAAAAAATGATTGGAAAATTTATTTAGAATCGGAATTCCAAAAATATTATTATATTAAATTAAGAAAATTTCTAGTAAATGAATATAATTCTAATGTTGTTTATCCAAAAATGTATGATCTTTTTAACGCCTTACATTTTACACCTTATGAAAATGTTAAAGTTGTCATATTAGGCCAAGATCCTTATCATGGTCCAAATCAAGCACATGGACTAAGTTTTTCTGTTAACCCTGGTGTTAAAACTCCACCATCTTTAGTTAACATTTATAAAGAGTTAAATACTGATTTAGGTTGTCATATTCCAAACAATGGTTACTTAAAAAAATGGGCTGATCAAGGAATTCTATTGTTAAACACAGTACTTACTGTTAGAGCTGGAGAAGCTAATTCTCATAGAAATAAAGGATGGGAAGAGTTCACAACTAAAGTTATTGAAGTATTAAATGACAAAAATACTCCTATAGTATTTATTCTTTGGGGTAATAATGCTATTTCAAAAACTAGCTTAATTACTAATCCCAAGCATCATATTATAAAGTCAGTTCATCCTAGTCCACTATCTGCATCAAGGGGATTCTTTGGTAGTAAACCATTTTCACAAACAAATAATTTTTTAATTTCTACTAACCAAACACCAATTGATTGGCAAATTGAAAATATATAA
- a CDS encoding HAD-IB family hydrolase, producing the protein MKSCFAIFDVDYTIINGDSMFLMLFFAISKKPVLIFYTPIILVKIVLYFLKIIDVKNAKEAIYLPLKYLTQKELEEFYETIVLRKINPEVMKRLIFHKEQGCCILLVSASPEVYLQYFKNNSSIDVIIGTKLKIVDGKYINKIHGENCKGIEKVNRIKHYLNENNLEIDFDNSFGYSDSLSDKPMLSLVKNRYKVNKNDLEIQEFIWQ; encoded by the coding sequence ATGAAAAGTTGTTTTGCAATTTTTGATGTCGATTATACAATAATAAATGGAGATTCTATGTTTTTAATGTTATTTTTTGCAATTAGTAAAAAACCAGTACTCATATTCTATACACCTATAATTTTAGTGAAAATAGTACTATATTTCTTGAAAATTATAGATGTAAAAAACGCTAAGGAAGCTATATATTTACCTCTAAAATATTTGACCCAAAAGGAATTAGAAGAATTTTATGAGACTATAGTATTAAGAAAAATTAATCCAGAAGTTATGAAACGATTAATCTTTCATAAAGAGCAAGGATGCTGTATTTTATTAGTCTCAGCTTCACCAGAAGTATATTTACAATATTTTAAAAATAATAGTTCCATTGATGTGATAATAGGAACTAAACTTAAGATAGTAGATGGAAAATATATTAACAAAATTCATGGTGAAAATTGCAAAGGTATTGAAAAGGTTAATCGGATAAAACACTATTTAAATGAAAATAATTTAGAAATAGATTTTGATAATTCCTTTGGATATTCTGATTCTTTATCAGATAAGCCTATGTTATCTTTAGTTAAGAATAGATATAAGGTTAATAAAAATGATTTAGAAATACAAGAGTTTATATGGCAATAA
- a CDS encoding EamA family transporter, which translates to MAMKIRIGIILMLISAFLTATGQLIWKIGVNNFMFLPIGFLFYGFGAIFMIKSFEKEKLVVAYPLMCTSYLISMYYGNFFLNEIITPNKIIAVILIIIGVFFNSYDK; encoded by the coding sequence ATGGCAATGAAAATCAGAATCGGTATTATACTAATGTTAATATCAGCATTTTTAACAGCTACAGGTCAGCTAATATGGAAAATAGGTGTGAATAATTTTATGTTTTTACCCATAGGCTTTTTGTTTTATGGATTTGGTGCCATTTTTATGATTAAATCTTTTGAAAAAGAAAAACTTGTAGTAGCATACCCACTTATGTGTACATCATATTTAATATCTATGTACTATGGCAATTTTTTTCTAAATGAGATTATAACACCAAACAAAATTATAGCAGTTATTTTAATAATTATAGGAGTGTTTTTTAATAGTTATGATAAATAG
- a CDS encoding M1 aminopeptidase family protein gives MKFISYLRVELNRIFHSKIVYLIMILTMFCPMAGYKLYKTTITSTISGDLIANPAMAGAIGGGILFAMLTLLEFDRVRKYETGALTNSIVSPLILNIVKLLSLFVAAIISVSIAAVIYFPYTFMKMGNVFDAYTYWNSFFLLMLPSVLLSSIVISAFYQIFSRIDMSMITFIALMLVGFSKWFKRNNILHWINPPMPVLSDDFSNDLVFRLMEHSRLFWFLVFGTLWVIGLLCVRQYGKGLFRSILYNSKKVYIPLLAVVLISSSVLAYKNQPNIYLESEAYHNSEDFNKELELSNTDLDISFNTSKGSLSGKAAYSIQNLSGSKQECKLTTNPGFAFHHITANGKEITFKNYNDKKSNVIFTLPDDPKISLLVEYSGVPKLREEEGDLTFAPNDINDKCIDIYGQNPIYPCLRIEDSKEGSPVTGKFTMPSGLIPIVYGEPYLRDDDANDEPVVNVANNKVELLSEDEKNKTWLFKLDGGCGATIMGGDYVLKNIGDESMPIEFYYSSKMEERMKNMNAEKVMDDTIKFCTAHYGKLHNVSSGNPLIIAERTVFLGAGLGLANLSTMPESSFSDKNLSNESRGAATKAEVMGHEISHQWWSFQNIGEGGNNKNWSAEGLAVYTTYRIAKETHGEEYAKENYVDVWKKGAYEQDNNFYNRHPEYLKILPEKYADEINGCNRVVREYEKLPLQILKASKLVGGEENMDKILGKLYENSSKTKRITWQDFLDASNLKEEDLNIE, from the coding sequence ATGAAATTCATTTCTTATTTAAGAGTAGAATTAAATCGTATTTTTCACTCAAAAATTGTTTATTTAATAATGATATTAACTATGTTTTGTCCAATGGCAGGATATAAGTTGTATAAAACAACAATTACTTCAACTATATCTGGAGATTTGATTGCAAATCCAGCGATGGCAGGAGCAATAGGTGGTGGAATTTTATTTGCAATGTTAACTTTACTAGAATTTGATAGGGTACGCAAATATGAAACTGGAGCATTAACAAATAGCATTGTTTCACCATTAATATTGAATATAGTTAAATTGTTATCTCTATTTGTAGCAGCTATTATTTCTGTTTCTATTGCAGCAGTAATTTATTTTCCATATACATTTATGAAAATGGGTAATGTTTTTGATGCATATACTTATTGGAATAGTTTCTTTCTATTAATGTTGCCTTCTGTTTTATTATCAAGTATAGTGATTTCTGCATTTTATCAGATTTTTTCTCGTATAGATATGAGTATGATTACATTCATTGCGCTTATGTTAGTTGGCTTTAGCAAATGGTTCAAAAGGAACAATATTTTACATTGGATAAACCCGCCTATGCCAGTACTTTCAGATGATTTTAGTAATGATTTAGTATTTCGTTTAATGGAGCATAGTCGTTTGTTTTGGTTCTTAGTATTTGGCACACTATGGGTAATTGGATTATTATGTGTACGGCAATATGGTAAAGGCTTATTTAGGTCAATTTTATATAATTCAAAGAAAGTCTATATTCCTTTATTGGCTGTGGTACTAATTAGCAGCAGTGTCTTAGCTTATAAAAATCAACCTAATATTTATTTGGAATCTGAAGCTTATCATAATTCAGAGGACTTTAATAAAGAGCTTGAACTATCGAATACTGATTTAGATATTTCATTTAATACAAGTAAAGGAAGCCTTTCGGGAAAGGCAGCTTATTCTATTCAAAATTTGAGTGGAAGTAAGCAAGAATGCAAACTTACTACGAATCCAGGGTTTGCTTTTCATCACATTACAGCAAATGGAAAAGAGATTACATTTAAGAATTATAATGATAAAAAAAGCAACGTTATATTTACATTGCCTGACGATCCTAAAATAAGCTTATTAGTGGAATATAGTGGGGTGCCTAAACTGAGAGAAGAAGAAGGTGATCTTACTTTTGCACCTAATGATATCAATGACAAATGCATAGATATTTATGGGCAAAATCCAATTTACCCATGTCTTAGAATCGAAGACAGCAAGGAAGGGTCACCAGTTACAGGCAAATTTACTATGCCATCAGGGCTTATACCAATTGTGTATGGGGAACCGTATCTAAGGGATGATGATGCAAATGATGAACCAGTTGTAAATGTGGCTAACAATAAAGTAGAACTGCTTTCCGAGGATGAAAAAAATAAAACTTGGCTTTTTAAGCTTGATGGAGGCTGTGGAGCTACTATAATGGGGGGTGATTATGTTCTGAAGAATATTGGTGATGAAAGTATGCCTATAGAGTTTTATTATAGCAGTAAAATGGAAGAGCGCATGAAAAATATGAATGCTGAAAAAGTTATGGATGATACCATTAAATTTTGCACTGCTCATTATGGAAAACTGCATAATGTATCTTCTGGAAATCCATTAATAATAGCAGAAAGAACTGTGTTTTTGGGGGCTGGATTAGGCTTGGCAAATCTTAGCACAATGCCAGAAAGCAGCTTTAGTGATAAAAACCTAAGCAATGAGTCACGAGGAGCAGCAACAAAAGCTGAGGTTATGGGACATGAAATTTCTCATCAATGGTGGAGTTTTCAAAATATAGGTGAAGGCGGAAATAACAAAAATTGGTCTGCAGAAGGACTTGCTGTTTATACAACCTATAGAATTGCTAAAGAAACACATGGTGAAGAATATGCTAAAGAAAATTATGTGGATGTATGGAAGAAGGGGGCATACGAGCAAGATAATAATTTTTATAATAGACATCCAGAATATTTAAAAATACTTCCAGAAAAATATGCTGATGAGATTAATGGATGCAACAGAGTTGTACGTGAATATGAAAAATTGCCACTTCAAATTTTGAAGGCTTCTAAATTAGTTGGTGGTGAAGAAAATATGGATAAAATTTTAGGAAAGCTGTATGAGAATAGTTCTAAAACAAAAAGAATTACATGGCAGGACTTTTTAGATGCCAGCAATCTTAAAGAGGAGGACTTAAACATTGAGTAA
- a CDS encoding EamA family transporter, producing MINSMKLLLIIIMTLCGALGGTFFKKSSAQNNKINSCLIIGATFYGIGAILNIILLKYIPLTILFPCNAITYIWTTLIAKYVFNEKITRYNALGILFITLGLCFLYIN from the coding sequence ATGATAAATAGTATGAAATTGTTACTTATAATAATTATGACCTTGTGCGGAGCTTTAGGCGGAACATTTTTTAAAAAGTCGTCTGCCCAAAACAATAAAATAAATAGTTGCTTAATAATTGGAGCAACCTTTTATGGTATAGGCGCAATATTAAATATAATACTTTTAAAGTATATCCCATTAACAATACTTTTTCCTTGTAATGCTATTACATATATTTGGACTACTTTGATAGCAAAATATGTATTTAATGAAAAGATAACAAGATATAATGCATTAGGAATATTATTTATTACATTAGGATTATGCTTTTTATATATTAATTAA
- a CDS encoding ABC transporter ATP-binding protein, which translates to MKISVNNLNMTYPKGKKALQDISVNIESPSLIGLLGPNGAGKSTLMRLLVAGLIPTSGEILMDGVQLLKNEKKLKASLGYLPQSFGLYDELTVWQFLDYMAALKGIKNSKKIIEEVIEKANLKERRKARISTLSGGQRQRVGIAQALLGDPKLLIFDEPTVGLDPEERINFRNLFSKMAQNKIVLLSTHIIEDVQSVCDKLIVINHGQILFTGTPDELIALAHNHVGVFEERMGESSKGQYKITARVNTARGIACRIVAETLPAFAQAVEPTLEDAYMYLIMGKEAMES; encoded by the coding sequence ATGAAGATTTCAGTTAATAATTTAAATATGACTTATCCAAAGGGGAAAAAAGCTCTACAGGATATTTCAGTAAATATTGAAAGCCCAAGCCTTATTGGACTTTTAGGACCAAATGGAGCAGGAAAATCAACACTTATGAGGTTGCTTGTAGCAGGGTTGATACCAACTAGTGGGGAAATTCTTATGGATGGTGTGCAACTACTTAAGAATGAAAAAAAGCTAAAAGCAAGCTTAGGGTATCTGCCACAATCTTTTGGACTTTATGATGAACTTACTGTTTGGCAGTTTCTAGATTACATGGCAGCACTAAAAGGAATAAAAAATAGTAAGAAGATTATTGAAGAAGTCATTGAGAAAGCAAATCTTAAGGAAAGACGTAAAGCACGTATTTCTACTTTATCAGGAGGTCAAAGGCAGCGTGTAGGAATTGCTCAAGCTCTTTTAGGGGATCCTAAATTATTAATTTTTGATGAACCAACTGTTGGACTAGATCCTGAGGAACGTATTAATTTTCGAAATCTATTCTCCAAAATGGCACAGAATAAGATAGTCTTATTATCTACTCATATAATTGAAGATGTACAATCAGTGTGCGATAAACTGATTGTCATTAATCATGGGCAGATTTTGTTTACTGGCACACCAGATGAATTGATTGCTTTGGCCCATAATCATGTTGGAGTCTTTGAAGAAAGAATGGGAGAAAGTTCAAAGGGACAATATAAGATAACAGCAAGAGTAAATACAGCACGAGGAATTGCCTGTCGTATTGTAGCAGAAACACTGCCAGCTTTTGCACAAGCTGTGGAGCCTACTCTTGAAGATGCGTATATGTATCTTATAATGGGAAAAGAGGCGATGGAATCATGA
- a CDS encoding DUF2334 domain-containing protein, translated as MKRNLKPYIFSFLVIIICICIIIKIFSLKNTLIIINNTVYSSSLPKNKFTSIYTPKIKFTDKPVTEISGVTLNILNETNITNVPMLLKAQRYYIPLDFICNKLDYTIDISDNSILLSKNDNKVSLTENFYEKNSKTSSLRGTLIKKNCTYYICISDIEEIFNLIAVFDFKNNNISLIPSNSKLPKDSSEFYSDKVALIRLEDFACNSSNSIDTNQTKVKCMVDFLYSEGLKFHISWIPRFKSPEDNIDNDLLTNNNIVNVGFVNILDYFINKGGEIGLHGYTHQHGDEKSAIGEEMSKDVNNSIHEARTVIENGIDTASALNIPISYFESPHYSKSDLQRQVIEDYFQFIYESFDGSENNIYRSDDYHLFVPTPLGYVHNSDPSSITNELKNDNHDILHSFYYHPYVELAYINSDIKNSKLNVTYDENSPLQQIVKTLKSNKYTTVHIDELIDK; from the coding sequence ATGAAAAGGAATCTAAAACCCTATATTTTTTCTTTTTTAGTGATAATTATATGTATATGTATAATAATTAAAATATTTTCTTTGAAAAATACTTTAATTATTATAAATAACACTGTTTATTCTAGTTCACTTCCTAAGAATAAATTTACAAGTATATATACTCCAAAAATTAAATTTACAGATAAACCTGTAACGGAAATTAGTGGTGTAACCTTAAATATTTTAAATGAAACTAATATTACTAATGTGCCTATGTTACTTAAGGCTCAAAGATACTATATACCACTTGATTTCATTTGTAATAAGCTCGATTATACTATTGATATTTCTGATAATTCTATTTTATTATCAAAAAATGATAATAAAGTTTCATTAACTGAAAATTTTTATGAAAAAAATTCTAAGACAAGCTCTCTTCGTGGTACCTTGATAAAGAAAAATTGTACTTATTATATTTGTATTTCAGATATAGAAGAAATTTTTAATTTAATTGCTGTGTTTGATTTTAAAAATAATAATATTAGTTTGATTCCTAGTAATAGTAAATTACCTAAAGATTCTTCAGAATTCTATAGTGATAAAGTTGCTTTAATTAGATTGGAAGACTTTGCTTGTAATAGTTCAAATTCTATAGACACAAATCAAACAAAAGTAAAATGTATGGTGGATTTCCTATATTCTGAAGGTCTTAAATTTCATATTAGTTGGATTCCTAGATTTAAGTCTCCAGAAGATAATATTGATAATGATTTATTAACAAATAATAATATAGTAAATGTAGGATTTGTTAACATTTTAGATTATTTTATTAATAAAGGTGGAGAAATAGGACTTCATGGTTATACTCATCAACATGGTGATGAAAAAAGTGCAATTGGAGAGGAGATGTCTAAAGATGTAAATAACTCAATTCATGAAGCCAGAACTGTCATTGAAAACGGAATTGATACTGCAAGTGCTTTAAATATTCCTATTTCCTATTTTGAAAGCCCTCACTACAGTAAAAGTGACCTTCAAAGACAAGTCATTGAAGACTATTTTCAATTTATATATGAATCTTTTGATGGTTCAGAAAACAACATATATAGATCTGATGATTATCACTTATTTGTTCCAACACCTTTAGGATATGTACACAATTCAGATCCTTCATCTATAACTAATGAGCTTAAGAATGATAATCATGATATACTGCATAGTTTTTACTATCATCCATATGTTGAATTAGCTTATATAAATTCGGATATAAAAAACAGCAAACTAAATGTAACTTATGATGAAAATTCTCCATTACAACAAATAGTTAAAACACTTAAATCTAATAAATATACAACAGTTCATATTGATGAACTTATAGATAAATAA
- a CDS encoding DUF3785 family protein, whose translation MDYKFIYDEKEYILTEENCEGIFFDEENEVTGLSLDTILSALKEGIDVNFSNEYYAGICSCETQEQINKSYRYLEYHFYVYTKNKEYVLNTLGEEYKSTSFNTLFSLGKIDDSYIVNVTVCPNCGTYSIEVDQCEV comes from the coding sequence ATGGATTATAAATTTATCTATGATGAGAAAGAATACATTCTAACAGAAGAAAATTGCGAAGGTATATTTTTCGATGAAGAAAATGAAGTTACAGGTTTATCTTTAGATACAATATTAAGTGCTTTAAAAGAAGGCATTGACGTAAACTTTTCAAATGAATATTATGCAGGCATTTGTTCTTGTGAAACTCAAGAGCAAATAAATAAATCTTATCGTTACTTAGAATATCACTTTTATGTGTATACAAAGAATAAGGAATATGTATTAAACACTCTTGGTGAAGAATATAAAAGTACATCTTTTAATACACTGTTCAGTTTAGGTAAAATTGATGATAGTTATATAGTTAATGTAACTGTATGTCCTAATTGTGGTACTTATTCAATAGAAGTGGATCAATGTGAAGTTTAA
- a CDS encoding HAD family hydrolase, whose translation MLNNIKAAIFDLDGTLVDSMWVWSQIDVDYLKKKGYSMPKNLRGEIVHLSFSQTAVYFKEKFNLDDSIEKISKDWHDMAFDHYSNNVKLKLGVKDFLNNLKSSKIKIGLATSNSIPLLEACLKNNGIYEYFDSITTTDEVSNGKDCPDVYLLAANKLGINPKHCLVFEDILPAVQGAKAANMKVIAVKDDECLDSKEDLLKYADKYIHSFEELL comes from the coding sequence ATGTTAAACAATATAAAAGCTGCAATCTTCGATTTGGATGGCACTCTTGTTGATTCTATGTGGGTTTGGAGTCAAATTGATGTTGACTATCTTAAAAAAAAAGGATATTCTATGCCTAAAAATTTAAGAGGTGAAATTGTTCACTTAAGCTTTTCTCAAACAGCTGTTTATTTTAAAGAAAAGTTTAATCTCGATGATTCAATCGAAAAAATTTCGAAAGACTGGCACGATATGGCATTTGATCACTATTCTAATAATGTTAAATTAAAACTAGGTGTAAAAGATTTTTTAAATAACCTAAAATCGTCTAAAATAAAAATTGGATTAGCTACTAGTAATTCAATTCCTTTACTAGAAGCTTGCTTGAAAAACAATGGAATTTATGAATATTTTGATTCAATTACAACAACTGATGAAGTTTCTAATGGTAAGGATTGTCCTGATGTATATTTATTGGCTGCTAATAAGCTCGGTATTAACCCAAAGCATTGTTTAGTATTTGAAGATATATTACCTGCTGTACAAGGTGCAAAGGCAGCTAACATGAAAGTTATTGCAGTAAAAGATGATGAATGCTTAGATTCTAAAGAAGACCTACTTAAATATGCAGATAAATATATTCATTCTTTCGAAGAATTGTTATAG
- a CDS encoding peptidylprolyl isomerase: MENKVLAIAAGNEITEKDLNTIITRYPQEQRGALQSEDKKSQLIEQLISFELMSKFGKEIELDKTQEYKDAIENISKEVITSMAINKILADVTVTDEEVKKYYEDNKESFGEPATVSAKHILVKTEEEAKKAKEEIANGTLSFGDAAMKYSTCPSKEQGGSLGEFSRGMMVPEFEDAAFTAEIGVVSDPVKTQFGYHLIVVDAKNEASVKSFDEVKDGVVNQLLQQNQHTKYDQILKELEGKYGVERK; encoded by the coding sequence ATGGAAAATAAAGTATTAGCAATTGCTGCAGGAAATGAAATAACAGAAAAAGACTTAAACACAATAATTACTAGATATCCTCAAGAACAAAGAGGTGCATTACAAAGCGAAGATAAAAAGAGTCAATTAATAGAACAATTAATTTCATTTGAATTAATGAGTAAGTTTGGAAAAGAAATAGAATTAGACAAAACACAAGAATATAAAGATGCTATAGAAAACATATCAAAAGAAGTTATAACTTCAATGGCAATAAACAAAATATTAGCTGATGTAACTGTAACTGATGAAGAAGTTAAAAAATATTATGAAGATAATAAAGAATCTTTTGGAGAGCCAGCAACAGTTTCTGCTAAACATATATTAGTTAAGACAGAAGAAGAAGCCAAAAAAGCTAAAGAAGAAATTGCAAATGGAACTTTATCTTTTGGTGATGCTGCAATGAAATACTCAACATGTCCATCAAAGGAGCAAGGTGGAAGTTTAGGCGAATTTTCAAGAGGAATGATGGTTCCAGAATTTGAAGATGCTGCTTTTACAGCAGAAATAGGCGTTGTTAGTGATCCAGTTAAAACTCAATTTGGATATCATTTAATAGTAGTAGACGCAAAAAATGAAGCTTCAGTTAAAAGCTTTGATGAAGTAAAAGATGGTGTTGTAAACCAATTATTACAACAAAATCAACATACAAAATATGATCAAATATTAAAAGAATTAGAAGGTAAATATGGAGTAGAAAGAAAATAA
- a CDS encoding decaprenyl-phosphate phosphoribosyltransferase — protein MENFKYTIKLLRPKQWIKNFFVFGPIIFSNNLINSELLWNNFLTFISFCCISSAVYVLNDIVDKESDKKHPVKCNRPIASGKISLFQALIIGILLSFISLTIAISLNKYIAIIICLYLLNNIIYSFKLKNIFLIDILSISLGFILRVLAGGISTQVEISKWIILCTLFLSLFLGFGKRRNELIVLGKNASSHRKNLAEYTEKLLDQFINIALTCTIMSYSIYCILGSCNDNFIWTTIFIIFGVLRYYYLMYSKKDGGNPAEIVLKDKQLFNCILLWGCTCIVILNI, from the coding sequence ATGGAGAATTTTAAATACACCATAAAATTATTACGCCCTAAACAATGGATTAAAAACTTCTTTGTCTTTGGACCAATAATTTTTTCAAACAATTTAATTAATTCTGAACTATTATGGAATAATTTTCTTACATTTATATCTTTTTGTTGTATATCATCTGCTGTTTATGTACTTAATGATATTGTAGATAAAGAGAGTGATAAAAAACATCCTGTAAAATGTAACAGACCAATTGCTAGTGGTAAAATCAGTCTATTTCAAGCTCTAATAATAGGAATATTGTTAAGTTTCATATCATTAACAATAGCAATTAGTCTAAATAAATATATAGCTATTATTATATGTTTATATTTATTAAACAATATAATTTACTCTTTTAAGCTTAAAAATATTTTTTTAATTGATATATTATCAATATCGCTAGGATTTATTTTAAGAGTACTTGCAGGTGGAATTTCAACACAAGTTGAAATTTCTAAATGGATAATTTTATGTACATTATTTCTATCTTTATTTTTAGGATTTGGAAAAAGACGAAATGAACTAATTGTTTTGGGTAAAAATGCTAGTTCTCATAGAAAAAATTTGGCTGAATATACTGAAAAATTGCTAGATCAATTTATAAATATAGCTTTAACATGCACCATTATGTCATATTCCATTTATTGTATATTAGGTTCATGTAATGATAACTTTATATGGACGACCATTTTTATTATTTTTGGAGTTTTAAGATATTATTACTTAATGTACTCTAAAAAAGACGGTGGAAATCCAGCAGAAATAGTATTAAAAGATAAGCAACTTTTTAATTGTATATTATTATGGGGATGTACTTGTATTGTTATTTTAAATATATAG